Within the Candidatus Paceibacterota bacterium genome, the region GGGCCGCAAACATCAAGGATCTCATGCGGATCTACCGGTCCTTCCGTGAGTTGCTGGCCTTTCTTCACATAGTCGCCCTTGAAGACGATAACGTGCTTGCCAATGGGAATGAGATGCTCCTCTTCCACCCCGGTTTGCTGGTCCTTAATGATAATGCAGCGCTTGCCCCGCACGCTGGGGCCGAAATCCACGACGCCCTCGATCTTGGAAATCTCAGCGGCGTCCTTTGGCCGACGGGCTTCAAACAGCTCTGCTACGCGCGGCAACCCGCCGGTGATGTCCTTGGTCTTGGACGTCTTGCGCGGTGTCTTGGCCATCAGTGTGCCAGCGACAATCCTGTCGCCTTCGGCCACAACGATATGCGCCCCGGAAGGAATCGGGTAGTTGGCTACGGGTTCGCTCCGGTCGTCGCAAATGATGATTTGCGGGCGCAAGTCTTCCTTGTGCTCAATAACGACCATGGCCTCCTGACCGGTGGTTTCATCGGTTTCCTGCTTCATCGTTACACCCTCGATGATGTCATGGAACTTCACTCGGCCAGCCTTCTCGGAGAGAATCGGCACGTTGTAGGGGTCCCACTGCACGAACGTCTCCCCCTTCTTGACCCTGCCACCATCCTGGACGGAAATGATCGCACCGATGACCACAATGTGCTGTTCCAACTCACGCCCATCCTCCCCAAGAATGGAGACTGTGCCATTCTTGTTGAGGACGATGTTGTTGCCGTCTTCCAATGTGACGAGCCGCAACTCGTTGTAGCGCATGATGCCATCGTGCTTGGCTTTGATCTGGGGCACCTTGAAGACCTGCGAAGCCGTGCCACCGATGTGGAACGTGCGCATGGTAAGCTGCGTGCCGGGCTCACCGATGGACTGCGCGGCAATAATGCCGGTCGCTTCACCCAGCTTCACCCGCGCACCCGTGGCCAAATTGCGGCCATAGCAGAAAACGCACACGCCGTGCTTGCTCTCGCAAGTCAACACGGAGCGGATCTTGACTTTCTCGACGCCAGCCGCATCAATCTGCTTGGCCTTAACTTCGTCAATCTCCTCGTTCGCTTTGATGAGCAGTTCCTTCGGTTTTTGCGGATTCGGAATGTCATCGCAGGAGAACCGGCCAACAAGCCGTTCGCTGAGTTTAACCACCTCGTCCTCGCCTTCGTAAATAGCCTGGACCCAAATGCCATTGGTCGTGCCGCAATCTTCCTCGCGAATGATCACGTCCTGTGCCACATCCACGAGTTTGCGGGTCATGTAGCCCGAATCGGCGGTCTTGAGCGCAGTGTCGGCCAGACCTTTGCGGGCGCCGTGGGTCGAGATGAAGTACTCCAGCACGGTGAGGCCCTCGCGGAAGTTGGAAAGAATTGGCTTTTCAATGATGTCGCCCGATGGCTTGGCCATCAAGCCGCGAACGCCGGCAAGCTGGCGAACCTGCTGGCGATTGCCGCGCGCGCCGGAATCAACCATGAGTGAAACGGGATTGAACTCCTTCTTGCCCTGGTTGTGTTCGAGCGTCTTCAGCATGACGTTCGCAATCTGGTCCGTGCAGTGGGTCCAGATATCGATGATCTTGTTGTAGCGCTCGCCTGGGGTGATGACACCTTTGCGATACTGCTTCTCGACTTCCCGAATCTGCTTCTGGGCGGAATCAATCTCCTGATCCTTTTCCCTGGGAATGATCATGTCGTCTATGCCAATGGAAACTCCAGCGCGGGTGGCCTCACGGAAGCCCAGTTCCTTAAGTTTGTCCAGCATGGCAACCGTCTTGTCGTGGCCGCAGTTCTTGTAGCATTTCCAGATGAGATCGCCGAGCTCGCTCTTCTTGACGGGTCGGTTCGGAAAGCCCAGTTCCTCGGGCCAAATTTCACTGAAGAACACCCTGCCCACCGTAGTCTCGATAATCTTCCTGCTACCCTCACCAAATACCGTCTGCTTCCCCCAATCGGGATTCGCCAAGCGAATGCGCTCATGGGTCGTAACGGCGCCGTCGAGAAAGGCGAACACGACTTCCGTCTTGGAGCCGAACAGCTTCAACTGCTTCGAATCGGTAGGCGCTGGCGTCCGCGGCTCGGCCGTCAGATAGAAGCAGCCCAAGGTAATATCCTGGGTCGGCGTGATAATCGGCCGACCGCTGGACGGGCTGAAGATATTGTTGGGCGCCATCATGAGCAGGCGCGCTTCCAATTGGGCCTCGACGGAAAGCGGTACGTGCACTGCCATTTGGTCTCCATCGAAGTCGGCATTGTATGCAGTGCAGACCAGCGGATGGATACGGATGGCCTCGCCTTCAATGAGCTGTGGTTCAAAGGCCTGAACCGACAAGCGGTGCAGCGTGGGCGCCCGGTTGAGTAACACGGGGTGGCCACGAGTCACTTCTTCGAGAATGTCCCACACCTCAGTCGTCTGCCGTTCGATCAGCTTCTTGGCCGAACGTACTGTGTGAACGTAGCCCAGTTCTTTCAAGCGGCGAATGATAAACGGCTCGAACAACACGAGCGCCATCTTCTTGGGCAAGCCGCATTGGTGCAGCTTAAGCTCCGGCCCGATAACGATGACTGATCGGCCGGAGTAATCTACCCGTTTTCCAAGGAGGTTCTGGCGGAAGCGCCCGCTCTTGCCCTTGAGCATGTCGCTCAGCGATTTGAGGGCGCGATTGCCGGCCCCTGTCACAGCGCGACCGTGCCGACCGTTGTCAAACAGGGCATCAACAGCCTCCTGCAGCATGCGCTTCTCGTTTCGAATAATAACTTCCGGCGTCTTGAGCTGGAGCAGGTTTCTTAACCGGTTGTTGCGGTTGATGACGCGGCGATAGAGATCGTTGAGATCGGAGGTAGCAAAGCGACCACCCTCCAGAGGCACCAGGGGACGCAAGTCCGGCGGGATGACGGGCAGCACTGTGAGGATCATCCACTCCGGGCGACTCTTTGAGGACTGAAGACCTTGGAGCAACTTGATCCGCTTGGCAATCTTCTTGCGGATTTGCTTGCTCTTGGTCTCAGTCATGGCTGACTGCAACTGGTCAATCTGCTTCCCAAGGTCCACCTTCGCCAGCGCATCGCGCACCGCTTCCGCACCCATCTTGGCAACGAAAGCATCCGATCCGTAGGTTTCGCGGGACTCGCGATACTCGTGCTCGCTCAGGAGCTGATTCTGTTTGAGGGGAGTCGAGCCAGCGTCAATGACCATGTAGTCTTCGTAATAGATCACCCGCTCGAGATTACGGGCGGTCATGTCGAGCACCAGGCCAATGCGCGAGGGCATGCATTTGAAGAACCAGATATGGCAGACCGGCACCGCCAATTCGATGTGCCCCATCCGCTCACGGCGAACGCGGGCCAAGGTCACTTCCACCCCGCAGCGATCGCAAATGACCCCGCGGTGCTTGATGCGCTTGAATTTTCCACAGGAGCATTCCCAGTCCTTGACGGGACCGAAAATGCGTTCGCAGAACAAGCCACCCTTTTCTGGCTTGAAAGTGCGGTAATTGATGGTTTCGGGATTCTTGACCTCCCCTTTGGACCAGGATCGGATGGCGTCAGGAGACGCAACACCAATTGCGACATGGTCCACTTGGTTGACCTTCTCCAAACCGAGCAACTCTCGGGCGCTTTCTTTGCTGCTAATCATAGGATCAAATGATGGATAATGAGTTACTGGAGCGACGAGGCATTTAGATTGCCGTCAGGGCCTGAATGGGCTGAACCGGCTGGTCCACCGGATTCGAGTACCCCACTTTCACATCAAGGCCCAAGGATTGCATTTCCTTCACGAGCACGTTGAAGGACTCTGGGATACCGGCCTCAAGGCTGTTGTCGCCTTTAACGATGCTCTCGTATATCCGAGTGCGTCCCTGGACATCGTCAGACTTGACCGTTAACAACTCCTGGAGCGTGTAGGCGGCTCCGTAAGCTTCCATGGCCCAGACCTCCATTTCGCCGAAGCGCTGACCGCCGTATTGGGCCTTGCCACCCAGCGGCTGCTGGGTGACTAGGGAATATGGACCAACGGCCCGGGCATGGATCTTGTCCGCCACGAGGTGGCCAAGCTTCATCATGTAAATGGACCCGACCACGATTTCCTGATCGAAAGGCTCGCCCGTGCGACCGTCAATAAGACGGGTCTTGCCGTGTTCAGGCAGCTTGGCCTGCTTCAAGTAGCTCCGGATGTCCTTCTCCTTGATGCCGTCGAACACGGGGGTGGCGAACTTGAAACTGAGCAGTTTTGCCGCCCAGCCCAAGTGCGTCTCTAATACCTGGCCCACGTTCATGCGTGATGGAACGCCGAGCGGGTTCAATACCAGATCCACCGGTGTCCCGTCAGCCAGGAATGGCATGTCTTCTT harbors:
- the rpoC gene encoding DNA-directed RNA polymerase subunit beta' codes for the protein MISSKESARELLGLEKVNQVDHVAIGVASPDAIRSWSKGEVKNPETINYRTFKPEKGGLFCERIFGPVKDWECSCGKFKRIKHRGVICDRCGVEVTLARVRRERMGHIELAVPVCHIWFFKCMPSRIGLVLDMTARNLERVIYYEDYMVIDAGSTPLKQNQLLSEHEYRESRETYGSDAFVAKMGAEAVRDALAKVDLGKQIDQLQSAMTETKSKQIRKKIAKRIKLLQGLQSSKSRPEWMILTVLPVIPPDLRPLVPLEGGRFATSDLNDLYRRVINRNNRLRNLLQLKTPEVIIRNEKRMLQEAVDALFDNGRHGRAVTGAGNRALKSLSDMLKGKSGRFRQNLLGKRVDYSGRSVIVIGPELKLHQCGLPKKMALVLFEPFIIRRLKELGYVHTVRSAKKLIERQTTEVWDILEEVTRGHPVLLNRAPTLHRLSVQAFEPQLIEGEAIRIHPLVCTAYNADFDGDQMAVHVPLSVEAQLEARLLMMAPNNIFSPSSGRPIITPTQDITLGCFYLTAEPRTPAPTDSKQLKLFGSKTEVVFAFLDGAVTTHERIRLANPDWGKQTVFGEGSRKIIETTVGRVFFSEIWPEELGFPNRPVKKSELGDLIWKCYKNCGHDKTVAMLDKLKELGFREATRAGVSIGIDDMIIPREKDQEIDSAQKQIREVEKQYRKGVITPGERYNKIIDIWTHCTDQIANVMLKTLEHNQGKKEFNPVSLMVDSGARGNRQQVRQLAGVRGLMAKPSGDIIEKPILSNFREGLTVLEYFISTHGARKGLADTALKTADSGYMTRKLVDVAQDVIIREEDCGTTNGIWVQAIYEGEDEVVKLSERLVGRFSCDDIPNPQKPKELLIKANEEIDEVKAKQIDAAGVEKVKIRSVLTCESKHGVCVFCYGRNLATGARVKLGEATGIIAAQSIGEPGTQLTMRTFHIGGTASQVFKVPQIKAKHDGIMRYNELRLVTLEDGNNIVLNKNGTVSILGEDGRELEQHIVVIGAIISVQDGGRVKKGETFVQWDPYNVPILSEKAGRVKFHDIIEGVTMKQETDETTGQEAMVVIEHKEDLRPQIIICDDRSEPVANYPIPSGAHIVVAEGDRIVAGTLMAKTPRKTSKTKDITGGLPRVAELFEARRPKDAAEISKIEGVVDFGPSVRGKRCIIIKDQQTGVEEEHLIPIGKHVIVFKGDYVKKGQQLTEGPVDPHEILDVCGPQELQEHLVNEVQEVYRLQGVTINDKHVEIIVRQMLRKVRITEPGDTGFLWGEQADKLEFEEENSRVEKMGGKPAEAQPVLLGITKASLETESFLSAASFQDTTRVLTEAATRAKVDYLRGFKENVIMGHIIPAGTGFDYHRKTRLKPLVEISDEEMEEPKSLTGSENPLLA